A region of Streptomyces halobius DNA encodes the following proteins:
- a CDS encoding isocitrate lyase/phosphoenolpyruvate mutase family protein, whose product MPDRHTVGRLAELGVRRISTGSLLFRTALRATLAVAESVRTGRQPSAGPGTEAGVPGYAEVQRMAVEG is encoded by the coding sequence GTGCCGGATCGGCACACCGTCGGCCGTCTCGCGGAGCTCGGCGTGCGCCGTATCAGCACCGGTTCGCTGCTGTTCCGTACGGCTCTGCGCGCCACTCTCGCGGTGGCGGAGTCCGTCCGTACGGGCCGGCAGCCGAGCGCCGGACCCGGCACGGAAGCCGGCGTTCCGGGGTACGCGGAGGTGCAGCGGATGGCGGTGGAGGGGTAG